One part of the Cottoperca gobio chromosome 14, fCotGob3.1, whole genome shotgun sequence genome encodes these proteins:
- the LOC115019271 gene encoding olfactory receptor 52D1-like, with translation MDNMTALTFTMTAYTAMENYKHGLFAVFLLIYFIILILNSLLITLIHQNKELHQPMNMFTCMLSINELYGSTALLPAIMAVLMSETHEIIVKWCMAQVYFLHTYATAEFCILAVMGYDRYAAICFPLHYHSIMSNSKISKLVALASLYPLIVFGCFYSLTLQLSFCGKVMPKLYCVNMELVKNACSNSNTSYISSVGLVLLPVLIMPQVLMIVFSYVQISRECRKLARESQINALKTCIPHLLSLLNYTIGCLFEIIQSRFKMSHVSVEARIFLSLYFIFIPPIANPVLYGLGTQIVRVHILKLFIRYKIMSTNLVKAMIVA, from the coding sequence ATGGACAACATGACAGCCTTAACGTTTACAATGACTGCATACACTGCCATGGAAAACTACAAACACGGGCTATTTGCTGTTTTCCTCCTTATCTAtttcattattctcattttgaATTCCCTGCTTATTACTCTCATACACCAAAACAAAGAGTTGCATCAACCTATGAATATGTTCACATGCATGTTATCCATCAATGAACTATATGGCAGTACTGCATTGTTACCTGCGATCATGGCTGTGCTCATGTCTGAGACTCATGAAATAATTGTGAAATGGTGTATGGCTCAAGTTTATTTCCTCCACACATATGCAACTGCTGAGTTTTGTATTTTAGCCGTGATGGGATACGACAGATATGCTGCCATCTGTTTCCCCCTACATTACCACAGCATCATGTCTAATTCAAAGATAAGCAAGCTTGTTGCATTAGCAAGTCTGTACCCACTCAttgtgtttggatgtttttactCACTAACCCTGCAGCTGAGCTTCTGTGGAAAAGTCATGCCAAAACTATACTGCGTGAACATGGAGCTGGTCAAAAATGCATGTTCAAATAGTAACACATCTTACATAAGTTCGGTGGGACTTGTACTACTTCCGGTTTTAATTATGCCTCAGGTACTgatgattgttttctcttatgTACAAATTTCAAGAGAATGTAGGAAATTAGCAAGAGAGTCCCAGATAAATGCTCTTAAAACATGTATTCCACATTTATTATCTTTGCTAAATTACACCATTGGCTGCCTTTTTGAAATCATCCAAAGTAGATTTAAGATGAGTCATGTTTCTGTTGAGGCACGGATCTTCCTGTCTTTATACTTTATCTTCATTCCACCAATTGCAAACCCAGTGCTGTATGGACTCGGTACTCAAATAGTAAGAGTTCATATACTAAAACTGTTTATTAGGTACAAGATTATGTCAACAAATTTAGTAAAGGCAATGATTGTAGCTTAA